A window of the Equus asinus isolate D_3611 breed Donkey chromosome 20, EquAss-T2T_v2, whole genome shotgun sequence genome harbors these coding sequences:
- the LOC106831635 gene encoding olfactory receptor 52I1-like, with translation MLGPPYNHTMKNPATFFLVGIPGLQSSHLWLAISLSVMYTTALLGNTIVVTVICTDFTLQEPMYRLLCVLAAVDIVMASSVVPKMMTIFSSGDNSISFSACFTQMYFVHVATAVETGLLLAMAFDRYVAICKPLCYKRILTPQVMLGMSVAIITRAVILMTPLSWMVSHLPFCGSTVVLHSYCEHIAVAKLACADPMPSFLYSLIGSSIIVGSDVVFIAVSYNLILRAVFGLSSKNAQLKALSTCGSHVGVMALYYLPGMASIYVAWLGKDIVPLHTQVLLADLYLVIPPTLNPIIYGLRIKQIRERTWSMLLYCLFDHSNMGSWHKVY, from the coding sequence ATGCTGGGGCCACCCTATAACCACACAATGAAAAACCCTGCCACCTTCTTCCTTGTGGGCATCCCAGGTTTGCAGTCTTCACATCTTTGGCTGGCTATCTCACTGAGTGTCATGTATACCACAGCCCTGTTAGGAAACACCATCGTAGTGACTGTAATCTGCACGGATTTCACACTACAAGAACCCATGTACCGCCTCCTATGTGTTCTTGCTGCTGTAGACATTGTTATGGCCTCTTCTGTAGTGCCCAAGATGATGACCATCTTCTCCTCAGGAGACAACTCCATCAGCTTTAGTGCTTGTTTCACTCAGATGTACTTTGTCCACGTAGCCACAGCTGTGGAGACAGGGCTGCTGCTGGCCATGGCTTTTGACCGCTATGTAGCCATCTGTAAGCCCCTATGCTACAAGAGAATTCTCACGCCTCAAGTGATGCTGGGAATGAGTGTGGCCATCATCACCAGAGCTGTCATACTCATGACTCCATTGAGTTGGATGGTGAGTCATCTACCTTTCTGTGGCTCCACAGTGGTTCTCCATTCCTACTGTGAGCACATAGCTGTGGCCAAGTTGGCATGTGCTGACCCTATGCCCAGTTTTCTTTACAGTCTGATTGGTTCCTCGATTATTGTGGGCTCTGATGTGGTCTTCATTGCTGTCTCTTATAATCTGATTCTCCGGGCAGTATTTGGTCTATCCTCAAAGAATGCTCAGTTGAAAGCCTTAAGCACATGTGGCTCCCATGTGGGAGTTATGGCTCTGTACTATTTACCCGGGATGGCATCCATCTATGTGGCCTGGCTAGGGAAGGACATAGTGCCTTTGCACACCCAAGTGCTGTTAGCTGACTTATACCTGGTCATCCCACCCACTTTAAACCCCATCATCTACGGCCTGAGGATCAAACAAATACGAGAGCGTACATGGAGCATGCTGCTGTACTGCCTCTTTGACCACTCCAACATGGGTTCATGGCACAAAGTCTATTGA